One Micropterus dolomieu isolate WLL.071019.BEF.003 ecotype Adirondacks linkage group LG23, ASM2129224v1, whole genome shotgun sequence DNA window includes the following coding sequences:
- the banf1 gene encoding barrier-to-autointegration factor has product MSSTSQKHKDFVAEPMGEKSVMALAGIGEVLGRRLEEKGFDKAYVVLGQFLVLKKDEELFRDWLKDTCSANTKQQGDCYGCLKEWCDAFL; this is encoded by the exons ATGTCGTCGACATCCCAAAAACATAAAGATTTTGTGGCCGAACCCATGGGCGAGAAGTCTGTGATGGCTCTTGCAGGCATTGGAGAGGTCCTTGGAAGAAGACTGGAGGAGAAAGGTTTTGACAAG GCGTACGTTGTCCTCGGGCAGTTTCTAGTGCTAAAGAAAGATGAGGAACTTTTCCGGGACTGGCTGAAGGACACTTGCAGCGCAAATACCAAACAACAAGGTGACTGCTATGGCTGTCTTAAAGAATGGTGTGACGCCTTCCTATAA
- the gng3 gene encoding guanine nucleotide-binding protein G(I)/G(S)/G(O) subunit gamma-3: MKGDTPVNSTMSVGQARKLVEQLKIEASFCRIKVSKAAADLMAYCDAHSCDDPLISPVPTSENPFREKKFFCALL, translated from the exons ATGAAAGGAGACACCCCAGTGAACAGCACCATGAGTGTCGGCCAAGCCAGGAAGCTGGTGGAACAACTGAAGATAGAGGCTAGTTTCTGCAGGATAAAG GTTTCAAAGGCAGCGGCAGACCTGATGGCGTACTGCGACGCTCACTCCTGCGACGACCCCCTGATCAGCCCCGTGCCCACCTCAGAGAACCCCTTCAGGGAGAAGAAATTCTTCTGCGCTTTGCTTTGA
- the si:dkey-175m17.7 gene encoding uncharacterized protein si:dkey-175m17.7, whose product MPPLPLDERIVVIQRPKNLTLCDASPQAIPHHSSQISASSNGQVTHPSQSHFYSPACKSVTLGCKRRSSRAQKFKADQPVIPAGVRHIPSHCHSNGTVTLGPRLPSHTHTIDIRLTVDKGGRGVLSNSLGRSGSVKGGQAKCVSLQLDQGQYERKTGTAGRPGVAEQKSQRSRHSQLSSSPGGVLQFVPAQAQQHRFRSEKENASFLNRSDQEFPSLSHKKNSKLGTVHQSHNSQGLPYHHNSVPVPHAAILNSSYPSSPPSQSAHVPISFQQLNQPNPSRTRDHRPHILHALPVSPCSSNIGGFPSPDHTCTIDCAHPFSCGCWRLVRCRGFKGHSDSCQGGGGSSSTSFSCVHNVGAVKRGGKDMGLRNLGGCLSTTSTSNTSSSNSTVSDCRANLFKPLRCASCSAEAGNFESPAFLRKKLVGGCLPCTPLSSSAPLRAIQSCVTGCNPKASQTGSSTCSYCSSDPIVVTFNPRRGKPPGRGIGAAHPMGMFQADDDDYSVRTIWPEELAKKMTHSKAQKNHCAGMGIGVGKTCASQAQNGSTGTGLVPLDCQKLQEYVQPQLTDHAGRRRLQQGKMAALDFMGYKSGSGYDNGRNSLKRLLNKAEDVGMGNGPEEDGDVAYPCSPSPRSASPPTPVSFSPPPSAPSTLIKPKPWQRDREGGYSLPSAQSLHLALNSLNREQDEENSRMHLSLPLSSSLPASLSDETVMTPDAENAVVSPILPFLFLGNERDAEDLDLLLRLNIGYVVNVTTHLPLYHVSSGLRYKRLPATDNSKQNLRQYFEEVFEFIEEAYQSGQGVLVHCQAGVSRSATIVIAYLMKHTLMTMTDAYKYVRSRRPVVSPNLNFMGQLLEFERDLNSGVTPRILMPKLNGVETQV is encoded by the exons ATGCCTCCCCTCCCTCTTGATGAGCGCATAGTGGTCATTCAGCGCCCTAAAAACTTAACCCTGTGTGACGCTTCCCCACAAGCCATCCCACATCACTCCTCTCAAATATCAGCCTCTTCCAATGGACAAGTCACTCACCCTTCTCAGTCCCATTTCTATTCACCCGCCTGTAAATCTGTGACTCTGGGATGCAAGCGCAGATCCTCCCGTGCGCAGAAATTCAAGGCCGACCAGCCTGTCATCCCAGCGGGTGTCAGACACATCCCTAGCCACTGCCATAGCAATGGCACTGTAACACTCGGCCCACGGCTGCCCTCCCACACACATACTATTGATATCAGGCTGACAGTGGACAAGGGAGGACGAGGAGTATTAAGCAACTCATTAGGGCGCAGCGGAAGTGTAAAAGGTGGTCAAGCAAAATGTGTCTCTTTACAGTTGGATCAAGGACAGTATGAGAGAAAAACTGGAACTGCAGGGAGACCAGGTGTAGCCGAACAAAAGTCACAGCGAAGTCGCCATAGTCAGCTGTCATCTTCCCCCGGAGGCGTCTTACAGTTCGTCCCCGCTCAGGCGCAGCAGCATAGGTTCAGGAGTGAAAAGGAAAATGCTAGTTTTCTTAACAGAAGTGACCAGGAATTCCCCTCTTTAAGTCACAAGAAGAATTCCAAACTGGGAACTGTCCATCAAAGCCATAATAGTCAAGGTCTGCCCTACCACCACAACTCCGTCCCTGTGCCCCATGCCGCCATCCTAAACTCCAGCTATCCCTCGTCTCCTCCCTCCCAATCCGCCCATGTCCCAATATCATTTCAGCAACTCAACCAGCCGAACCCATCCCGCACCAGGGATCACCGCCCTCACATTCTTCACGCTCTCCCTGTCTCCCCCTGCTCTTCCAATATCGGAGGGTTTCCCAGCCCTGACCATACCTGCACCATCGACTGCGCCCACCCATTCAGTTGTGGCTGTTGGAGGTTGGTAAGATGCAGAGGATTTAAGGGACACTCTGATAGCTGccaaggaggtggaggaagctCTTCCACCTCGTTTTCCTGTGTTCACAATGTCGGAGCAGTGAAGAGAGGAGGCAAAGACATGGGCCTAAGAAATCTGGGTGGGTGTCTCTCCAccacatccacctccaacacCTCCTCTTCTAACAGCACTGTGTCTGATTGCCGAGCAAACTTGTTCAAACCTCTCCGCTGTGCCTCCTGTTCTGCTGAGGCTGGAAACTTCGAGAGTCCTGCTTTCCTTCGCAAAAAACTGGTAGGGGGATGTCTGCCCTGTACCCCGCTATCGTCCTCTGCCCCTCTCCGGGCGATACAGAGCTGTGTCACAGGCTGCAACCCCAAAGCCTCTCAGACAGGCAGCTCCACCTGCAGCTACTGCAGCAGCGACCCCATAGTGGTGACATTCAACCCCCGCCGAGGCAAACCCCCAGGAAGAGGCATCGGAGCTGCTCATCCAATGGGTATGTTCCAAGCCGATGATGATGACTACAGCGTACGTACGATCTGGCCTGAAGAATTGGCCAAGAAGATGACCCATTCTAAAGCCCAAAAGAATCACTGTGCAGGGATGGGAATAGGAGTTGGGAAGACCTGTGCAAGCCAGGCCCAAAATGGCAGTACCGGAACAGGCCTTGTCCCCCTAGACTGTCAAAAACTCCAGGAATATGTGCAGCCTCAGCTAACAGACCATGCAGGTCGACGGCGGCTTCAGCAGGGGAAAATGGCTGCCCTTGATTTTATGGGCTACAAGTCAGGATCTGGGTATGACAATGGCCGGAACTCGCTGAAGAGGCTCTTGAATAAAGCCGAAGATGTAGGAATGGGCAATGGTCCTGAGGAAGACGGAGATGTAGCATATCCATGTTCCCCCTCTCCCCGCTCTGCCTCCCCACCGACACCAGTGTCCTTTTCGCCTCCACCGTCCGCCCCTAGCACACTGATCAAACCCAAACCctggcagagagacagggagggaggatATTCTCTGCCGTCGGCTCAGTCACTTCACCTGGCCCTCAATTCCCTGAACAGAGAACAAGATGAGGAGAACAGCAGAA TGCACCTTTCTCTGCCGCTCTCCTCTTCGTTACCGGCTTCTCTGTCAGATGAGACCGTGATGACACCTGATGCAGAGAACGCCGTCGTCAGTCCCATCTTGCCCTTCTTGTTTCTGGGGAACGAGAGAGACGCCGAGGACCTGGACCTGCTGCTGCGCCTCAACATCGGCTACGTGGTCAACGTGACCACACACCTGCCTCTCTACCACGTCAGCTCTGGGCTGCGCTACAAAAGGCTGCCAGCCACCGATAACAGCAAGCAAAACCTTCGACAATACTTTGAGGAGGTTTTTGAGTTCATTG AGGAGGCATATCAGAGTGGACAGGGAGTGTTGGTACACTGCCAGGCAGGCGTGTCCCGTTCTGCAACCATTGTCATCGCCTACCTTATGAAGCATACCCTCATGACAATGACAGATGCCTACAAATATGTGCGGAGCCGTCGTCCAGTGGTGTCACCGAATCTAAACTTCATGGGCCAGCTTTTGGAGTTCGAGAGGGACCTCAACTCTGGGGTGACTCCTCGTATCCTGATGCCTAAACTTAACGGTGTGGAGACGCAGGTGTGA